One window from the genome of Rhodopseudomonas sp. P2A-2r encodes:
- a CDS encoding GtrA family protein — protein sequence MVDERDSAGGNERALEAQVSGAGGGGSGCSAGTTKSNHGQASAAKASEATAWHRRRLPVIGRFGMVGIIATLLYFMTTTILGRPPFSIDPVAANSAGVAVSLLFSYLGHHRFTFGVASGHGRSLPRFLIVSGGLFVLSSAAMAAARYVWSYDHMLVTACITICYPVMSYLINSAWTFAERPTGEHGN from the coding sequence ATGGTTGACGAGCGGGACAGTGCCGGGGGCAACGAACGAGCGCTCGAGGCGCAAGTGTCAGGCGCCGGTGGCGGAGGGTCAGGCTGTTCGGCTGGCACGACCAAATCGAACCATGGTCAGGCATCCGCGGCCAAGGCGAGCGAAGCGACGGCGTGGCATCGGCGGCGCTTGCCGGTGATCGGCCGCTTCGGCATGGTGGGAATCATAGCCACCTTGCTGTATTTCATGACGACAACGATATTGGGTCGCCCGCCGTTCTCGATCGATCCCGTCGCTGCGAACAGCGCGGGCGTCGCGGTCTCGCTGCTGTTTTCCTATCTTGGACACCATCGCTTCACGTTTGGTGTCGCGAGCGGACATGGACGGTCTTTGCCGCGTTTTCTTATTGTCTCGGGCGGGTTATTCGTTCTCAGCAGCGCGGCGATGGCAGCGGCACGCTACGTCTGGAGCTACGATCATATGCTCGTGACCGCCTGCATCACGATATGCTATCCGGTCATGAGTTATCTGATCAATTCCGCCTGGACGTTCGCCGAGCGACCGACCGGAGAGCATGGCAACTAG